One part of the Mya arenaria isolate MELC-2E11 chromosome 3, ASM2691426v1 genome encodes these proteins:
- the LOC128229195 gene encoding uncharacterized protein LOC128229195 yields the protein MTSNDKDLRIEARNFCDSLANVFMMKRRDPQTQRLLEKSKGLLEALLKEQRIKADRPVVPPKPRGGTGGGGMGQLWIKLDELKRENEDMRRKMLSKKSEEKQSPGKSQSPGEVIISELHKCKSENETLRSQLEKSQTEVKELERVNLTLQDEFKRTKIAQEVSQDTLEKIRKERSTLESSLVTVKSENDTLKMRLTHSVKPIKRPDPRLVENIQERCRPSTVAHAYTHLESQEWVDAKEALEDAGYDDEVAVTRVLAELLMLCYSVCTDLLTDVESGIAEILKDPAKMLDSGYLTCARDSGTLPEELLGAVKENLRHHTEHVDVQPIVQKCKERIAADPKWNQFEGLLSHKSIERYVAQCARVTWQMVAQHVPMWLCTDDTVFDEETHKLWWSCEKSEDASIKFFIWPALYDCKNGNLLVKGCVYTETPE from the exons ATGACGTCGAACGACAAAGACCTCCGAATTGAGGCCCGGAATTTCTGCGACTCCCTCGCCAACGTATTCATGATGAAGAGACGGGATCCACAGACCCAGCGTCTCCTAGAGAAGTCCAAGGGTCTCCTGGAGGCGCTCCTGAAGGAACAACGTATCAAGGCGGACCGCCCGGTCGTTCCGCCGAAGCCCCGGGGTGGGACCGGCGGTGGCGGCATGGGGCAGCTGTGGATAAAGTTGGACGAACTGAAGCGGGAAAATGAGGACATGAGACGAAAAATGTTAAGTAAGAAGAGTGAGGAGAAACAAAGCCCTGGAAAGTCACAAAGCCCAGGGGAG gtGATTATTTCGGAATTGCACAAATGTAAGAGCGAAAATGAGACTTTAAGGTCGCAGCTAGAGAAATCTCAGACTGAAGTCAAGGAGCTAGAGCGGGTAAACCTGACACTACAAGACGAGTTCAAGCGGACGAAAATAGCACAGGAAGTGTCTCAAGACACGCTTGAGAAGATCCGGAAGGAACGCTCCACACTAGAATCGTCTCTGGTGACCGTCAAATCGGAAAACGACACCCTTAAAATGAG GCTGACACACAGTGTTAAACCTATAAAGCGACCGGACCCGCGGCTTGTCGAGAACATACAGGAGCGGTGCCGTCCGTCTACGGTGGCGCATGCGTACACGCATCTCGAGAGCCAGGAGTGGGTAGACGCCAAGGAGGCACTGGAAGACGCTGGATATGATGATGAGGTGGCCGTGACGCGCGTACTGGCGGAACTGCTCATG TTGTGCTACTCTGTATGCACGGATCTGCTAACAGACGTTGAAAGTGGAATTGCAGAAATACTCAAAGACCCAgcaaaaatg CTGGACAGTGGATATCTGACATGCGCGAGGGACTCGGGAACGCTCCCGGAAGAGCTGCTAGGAGCCGTCAAGGAAAACCTCCGTCATCACACAGAGCACGTGGATGTCCAGCCAATTGTTCAG AAGTGCAAGGAGCGCATTGCAGCCGACCCCAAGTGGAATCAGTTTGAAGGCCTTCTAAGTCACAAATCCATAGAGCGCTATGTGGCACAATGCGCACGTGTCACGTGGCAAATGGTCGCTCAGCACGTGCCAATGTGGCTGTGCACGGATGACACGGTTTTCGACGAGGAGACGCACAAACTGTGGTGGTCATGTGAAAAATCCGAGGACGCGTCCATCAAGTTTTTTATTTGGCCCGCGCTATATGATTGCAAAAATGGGAACTTGCTTGTGAAAGGCTGTGTTTATACAGAAACACCAGAGTAA